TGGTCTTGGTGCTGGCCAAAGTAAGGATTTGCTGCATGGCCCTATTGCTGGGTAGTAAAGCCGAATACAATAACAAGCCAGGTGTGTGGGGATGTACATAGAAGAGGCAGAGATTGGATAAAAGCTTTAAGGATGTTCTTAGGTGTACAGAGAAGGGCTGGGACCTAAATGAGTTCTCTTTCAATTTGAGAAGCTAACAAGGAAAAAGacatgggggtggggagaggagggatGTATGATGATTGCTTCATTATTTGGTATGTAAACAGTTCAGTTTGATTCTTGTAACAATAatgaggaaaataggaaagggatGATCAACCCACATTTTTGTGATAAATTTAGACTCAGGAAAATGTCCAAGAATCATATCTTATAATGAGCCTGTGGCCAAGTGCTCTGGTGTTTTAGCTCCCAAGTCCAGAGCTCTTTGTAGAGAATATGAGTTCTCTGGTTGATATTTCTCTGTGGTGGGTGGAATTTGGACTAAGAGGAGGGAAAAGTCAAGGACTGGGCATCAAATGGATTGCCAAAGAACTGAAGAATGGTTGCATTGATTTTCCTGCTTTTCTTAGTGCAGATATTTTCGGTATAGCAGAGTCAAGATAGGATGGAATCTTTATGGCTAGGAGGGATGGAGGGTACCATGAAGTCATATTAGTAAACATCTCAACTTTTTTGTTGGGGGGAGAAGTAAGTGTGAGACAGCTCCTGCTGGGAGTAGTGGTGTTGAACTTGGTACTAAAGATAGGAATTAACCAATACCAAGGCCAATTCTCACTTCTATCACCTCTTGGCCTTTCTGCAAGTGTAAATCTTCCCCCTCAGCCCACTTCTACTCCATGGGGAGAAGGAGTGAACATAACCTTAcattgagggaaactgaggcatcacTGGCAAAATAGGTATTATCCTGAGCATTGAGGGAGAACTTTATACTTTGTCATGTCATACTTAGAAGAGGAGAATAGAGCTAGAAGGAGCTTTGAGGATCAACCAGAACAGCATGGGCCGCTTTAATGAGAGGAAACTGAGCCCATGTATCCTGAGGCAGCTgctgacagtggatagagcattgagcctggagtcaggaagacaacgGACAAGTCGGTTAatattaatttcaatttcttcatctgttaagatgaggataataatagcccctacttTCTAAGCACCTTACCTTCCTGGAGAGgattaaatgggataatatttgtaaaaagcctTTAGCATCATGACAGTCAAGTCATGGAGTAGGGGCTACATAAATGCCTATTGCCTTCCAATCCACTTCCCTTGACTCCAGAGCTATATACTCTTTATTGTTCAATATTACCAGGGCTATACAGCCACTTTCCCCATCCTCCTGACCTTTGAATGTGAGAGGGACAGAAGAGAACAAGCCTAGAGTAGAGATGGGAAGGGAGGACTAACCACCCTTCAAAGATGGACGAAGCTAAGATTTTGGAGATCCAAAGCTGGGTAGAGGGCTAAGAGATGGCTATGGACCTCCTCTTCATGAGAAGGAGCCCTGTCCATGGGCTCTTAAACCTTGGATCTTTCCCACTAACTGATCAGTCAGGAGGAATGGACCAGAAATGGACAGGGACtgttattcatcattttcttaatattctgACTTTTCAGTCTTTATCTCTTCTTAAAATTCCTATTCACCATGAAAAAAGTAACTTATCTCTACCTCAAGGGAAGTAAAAGGAAGCAGGGAGATGTGGGAATATATAGCAGGAATATAATATTGCATACACAAAGAATTTGTGCTACCAATCCTCCAGGCCAGGAAGCCTACTGTCTACAGAGACAGTAGATTCCTAGATGACAAAGGATAGTACCTGTACTATATGTCCAGTGTTCCCCATACTGCTCTAGGAAGCTTAGAAAGAGCATGGAACTCAGACCAGAGTTTCAGTAACTGTTGATAGCCATCTGTCACAACTGGGACCTTTGCTTCTCTGAGatacaaaatgagaaattcaaaataaaagcaCTTTaagctgtaaatttttttccatgatttaaaaaaaaaaaaaaaaacactcccaGGGCATtacaagcatatacatatatactccatgacaagaagaagaacaactcCAAAGATCTTCCAGCCTTTACCATTAAAGTTAGTAGAACAAGTAAAATGATGAGGGAAGGGCATTACTGATAGCTTTGTGGATTCACTGTAGTTCAAGGGATGAGAGaatgccaaaggaaaaaaaaagcttcctccTTTCCAATTTCACTTACATAagtttatttcctcctttctacCCTTTCTGACTGAATTTGGAAGGACCCCAGGAGATAGGATGCAAAAATATCCTGAACCTGAGGTTCAAGTGTGAAGATAACTTTCCCTAACACAGAGGCTTCCCCGCCTGGATACACATATGTCACTGAGATTACTATGCCCAAGTTCAACTCTAAGACGCTGATAAGCCAGTTTCCTTAACCATTTCTCAGCatctaaaaaatttaaatatcttctGAGTATTTTGTACTAGGccaaatataaaacaaaggagATAACAATAGATGAAAAaagccccccccttttttttttgctcccaaTGAGCTCTTAAAAGGAGAAGGGCAAATCCAGAAAGCACACCATGGAATAAAATCAAGCACCAGGTGAAAAGGGATCCTGTCATCTTGCAAATGaacatggaagaagatggtcgtTGGCTTTCACAGGCTAGCTTAGCAGAAAAGGTTACGGGTCCTGTGCCCTTCCCCACTATCTCAGACGCCCCACCACCACACTACCCACCAGCTCTGCCTTTGAACTCCACTCCTAGGTGACCTGGATCCTAGAGAAGTCCCTGTCACAAGGCAGTGGTACTGACCCAGAAGGCATTAAGGACCCCACTTAAAGCACCTGCTGCCACTCAGGCCAGAGTTAACCCCTCCCTCCCCAGTGGGCAGACCTTAGTGAAAGTAGGAGAGAGACGGGGAGGCGGAGACAAGAGAAGCCATAGAAGTGACTGGCTTAGAGCCATACCCACCCCCAACTCCCACCTCTTCCTTTAAAGGCCTGAGAAGACTCCCCACacccaggggggaaaaaagttggGGGAAGATGCCCTCTCTGTCCTTGACTCTGCCTCAACTTACCATTCGGGAAAACCAAGACACAACTTGGGGAAAAAGAGGAATTGACTTTATTCTGGGTCTGTGGGAAGGACAGGAACCAGACTGCTTACCAGGAAGGCTCTACTGGTTCCAACCTTTGGATAACTCAGcagaaaaaagagatagaagagaaaaagagagagaagcgcCCCCTTCCCCagttcctcctccctcttcccccccacccccaagtcTGGAGTTCTGCAGTCACACTGAGACTGGAAGGTGGACAGATCACACCTCTGCTCTCCCTGTggctccctcctcctctcctcctcctcctccccttcctcctcctcctccttctccctctcctcctctccccccctcgAGGACCTGTGGTTCGAAGATCCTTGGTTGTTCTGGGACTCTACCTCAGGGGCTGTCCACATCTGCTACTGagtttggggggagagggggcatCCTCCCCGAGAAATCTCTCCAGTGATGGGAGCCTCCTGTCTCCTGGCAAACCTCACTCTGTAAGTCTGTGTGCTGACTTGAGTTTTGTTACCATTTCCAGCCTTGATGGAGGTTTAATCTTACCCGGACTCCAGGGCTGCCCACTCTGGATGGGaggatgtgtgtgtgagtgtgtgtgtggggggggagtactatatgtgggtgtgggtgtgggtgtgagcAACAATCAAACctgcatttgttttctctttatgcAGATGCTTTCAGCTCCTGATTCTCTGCTGCTGCCAAACCCAGGTAGGCTAGAGCTCCCCActgtctgttttttcttctttgccccAATCTGGATGCTTTGAGGGGGGAGGATGGCCGTGAACTATGGTATCTGGGGATACTGTTCGGTTGGATACCATGCAGGGTGATGGAGTAGACAGGGAGGGTAAGGAGGTCGGAGACGGAAGATCAAGTCTCCTCTCGGCCCCCTGTCCCCTCTGCCTCTGACCCCACCTGACTCAGCCAGTGTCTTCTTTTCATCTCACCTCTTTACCTGAGTCTCCCACCATCTTAAGGGGAGTCCAAGACCTTCGCCTCGGGGCAGGGTGAGGAATGTGGCAAGATGCCCCTGGCAACAGCTGCCAATCCAAGGGGATTGATTTCATTTTGAAACCAATTTTGTGACCCCAACCAATACCACCAACCCATGGGAAGAAGGTAGGCCCAGGGCCCTTCCCACCTGTAGAACATCTTCCTGCCTATCCTGGAAGGGGGGGGGCATCCATGAAATGCTTAGGGCACAGGTTTCAGGAACTCCCAGCTTATAGGGTAATAAGGTTCAAGCCCAAAGCGGTTTGGTTGGGATTGAATTCAGAATTTGTTTTGTAGCAGGGCTCCCTCCATCACCTCTACCGCGTCTATCCTGACTATAGGTCTCCTTCTGCCTATGCTGCCCCTGCCCCCACCCCCCCAAGTTCCAGCCCCTTCTCGATGCTGGGTCCTTTTTTGTGATCCTCCATAAAAGTGCAACTATTAAAATGCACTGGTCCAGAACCGTGCCGGAGAGCTGGCCTGCCTAGCATTCCCAACGCTGAGGCTGGGGGCTTCTCTTCACATCCAGTTGGGACTTTTTTTGAAGGTAAATGCCTTTTctctgggagagggagaggggctGCCTTTGAAGCAGTGggggggtgggagagagagacaacccccccttttttttccttcccccttttgcTCCAACCCCATTCCAGGCCTTTTGCTTCACACATCCAAGGAGAGTGAGAAGAAAGCCTGGGCCTGACTGTAGGGGGGGCTGGGGGTGGGACCCAACCTGTTCTGGAAGGGGAATTAGCACAATGGTGCCGAGGGACTGGGCGTTTATTGCCCGGCCTGAGGCCCCATTCAGTTGGAAGGGAAGGTGGCAagccctccttttcccccttgaAGTGCCCCCGCTCCCCCTGTGGGGGGAGGTAAGCAGGCCGGACTATAGCCATGCTTGAGGGGCTGCCTGACAAGCAGCTGTCTGAGGCGGGTAGAAGGGGAGGTTCCCCCCACAGCGGGGACATTAAAGAGCTGGGCAAGGTCCCACGGGGAGAGCGGCTTGTGGGCTGTGGGCCGTGGGGGCGTGGGGCTGCCTTTGTGCAGGGGCTGGGGGTTAGGAAGGAGGGGAGAGCTGGGGGGGTTGCTGATGGCCCCTCCCTCTGCTTCTGACCTGGAACGGACAGGGAGAATAAGGCTGCCTGCCAAGAAGGGCGGAGGGACCTGAACCTGAGCCAGGAGGCTTGAGGGGTTCAGGGAGAAGGGACCAGACCCAAGCCAGGGCCTGCTCCCAGCCAACCAGACTCACTCCTCAGAGGACAGCATTGCTGAGTCTCTCATTGCCCTGACCTCCTGGTCATTTACCTGGTCAACTTGGCAGAGTGGAGATTGGTGTGAGAGCAGCACTGAGGATCTGGAGTTGGCAGGACCATAATTAAGAAGTAATTGCTGTTAGGGGCTGGCCTGGGGCAGAGGCagaatgagggaaaggaaggtgTGAGCCTCAGAAACAGCTCTATTCCTCAGCCTTCCCTTGACAACTTCCCAAATAGAATTTCCCTCTTCCATCACCCAGAAAACAGAAGGGGGTCTCCTCTTGCAGTGGCACAATCTAAATGACGGGGATTAGGATGAAATCAGGGGATAGTGTAGAGGCTAGAGCTGTGACTTTACTGCTATGGGGAATTCTGGGCCACTTagtgcccagggtcatagagttAGTATGTGTCAAGGTAGGACTTAAGCCCAGCTCCAAGGCGAATTCTTGACCTGCTATATTATGTTCTCTTAGAGGTTTAGAGAGAGCAGCAAACCgagcagagagaaaaaaactgagcCAAGCTTACCAGAACCCTAACCAGGGTGGGAGGAGGACATCTGGGATCTGGGGGGAAACCACGTTTGGGGAccttgaggagggagagaaaaatacttTCCTTTGGAAATTTTAATAAGACATTTATAAAACTTAGTaatttctatatatctaaatatatctaatgtctatatgtatatatgtacatagacgCATGCATTGAAAATAAGAACCAAAAGATAGATGGGCCAAGAATATCGGGGAAAATGACTGATAAACTGGGGAAGAGATAGGAAGACAAgtacttttcatatatatatatatatatatatatatatatatatatatatatacatatatatatacatatatatatgtatgtatatgtatatatgtgcacacatatacacacatgcacacacatatacacacacatagataaatCTATCTCTAAACATCATTTTCCAAATAGTGAAGAcccaaaatagaaaagttatttGCCCTGGGTTACGCAAATAGTCCCAAGTAGGAATTGACTCCAGCCTTACAGTATTGGGCTGTTCCCCTTCACCTATCTGCCCTCTCCTATCTCCCCCCAAAACTTTCACACACCCCTGTCCCTCCCCTAGTCAGTCTCCAGCTATAAGAGAGGGTCAGGCACTACTCTCTAGTCCCAAGTGTGTGCATGGGGAGGGGCAGCAATGGCAGCTGGAGTTTGAAACACGTTTtggctgctgctgctcctcctaTATAGCCCAATAGGACACTCACATCTAGGACTTTTGCCAAACTCAGGGGTGGCTCAGAGATCAGAGATCAGCAGGCTGAAGTTAAGTGAACTATCCGTGGTTCAGGATTCCTAGTCTGCTCTCTAGAAACCCACCTCCTTCTAGGGATAATTGCTTAAAACAAATTCTTAGAGGAATACTCCTGaggcagtctggtgaaacttatggaccctttctcagaataatccttccaaataattgaagaaaatgctaaatagtATTTAGAGGTTactgaaaataaagatatcattGTTTTTTCCATCCAAATGGTTGATGGATCCTCTATTTACAGACCTTTTGGGGAGCCCATGGAGTCAGGGTTAAGATTCTCTAATTTGAAAGATCCCAATAGCTTGATTAGGAGATCAAGAAACCCTCATAAAGCCCACCAGGATGCAATATCTTAGTTTTTCTGCCCCTTGCCATGGATTTCAAAGGATGTAAAAGGCTAAATTTCCATTAATGTATATTATATGGGAAATGAGGGAGGAGTTTCCTCTTAAATAAATAGGGTTAAGTCTGCTGAATCTTGGTTCTCAATCCTATCTCCAGTCCTATCTCTGAAttacatattttctctttttctctctttcatatgTTTTTCTACTCTCCATCTCCCTACCTCCTCCTGGGTTGGCGAGAGCTGCCCAGGAGTCGGGACATGGAAATGATGCCCCCTTTGTATCTAGGCATGGAAAATAGGAGGCAGGAGATCTGAACTCTATTCTCAGCTTAATTatatttagctgtgtgactttgggcaaagcaTTCACTTTCTCTGAGCCCAAATTTACTTgtctaaaaatgaagaaagtagattaggtttcttccctcctcttcaatcctagaaggaatggaaaagagaagggagagagaaacataTGGGTGTGTCCTTGTTCAACTACAGAGTGGATGGGGTGTAGAAGCTCTGATCCTTTCCTTTCTTGGGCTTAGGAGCGCGTGCTCACATGTTCCTCACAGTTCCTGCTCTACCCTTTACTTTCTTATCCCCACCAAGACCAACCTCACCCTTTACCCCTTCTCCTTTGGGGGGGGTCAGTAGTGGTGTTGCCCAAAGCAAATTGACACTATTTTTCCCTTGGTAATTGCAAAGGGGGAGAATCACCCGTCTCCTAATTTTAACCAGTATGTGAGGGACCAGGGTGCCATGACTGACCAGCTGAGCCGGCGGCAGATCCGGGAATACCAGCTCTACAGTCGGACCAGCGGCAAGCACGTTCAGGTCACTGGGCGCCGCATCTCTGCCACTGCTGAGGACGGCAACAAGTTTGGTGAGACTCAATCCATGTTATCCCCAGCCCCACTCCTGTCTCCTCAATCTTGACAAAGGATACACAAAATGTCACTTGGGTAACAATGACTTCTGTTGAGGGTGAGCAGGAAGGGATCAAATGCTCACACTGAGAAGGGATGGGGGTGGTTGGGGAGAGTGAACCGGACTCTGTGGTGGTGGCGGACCAAAGATAGATAAACACCTGTCCAGCCTCCCTGAAAAGTACTTGCTTTCCACATCCCTGCCCACTTCGTTTTGAGGGGTGGAGGGCCCAGGCCGGCAGCCCCGATGGAcggatctctctctctccttcctttcttctctgcaTCTCCAACTAAACCCCGTCCTCCAAAACAGCCAAGCTCATAGTGGAGACAGATACATTTGGCAGCCGGGTTCGCATCAAGGGAGCTGAGAGTGAGAAATACATCTGCATGAGCAAGAGAGGAAAGCTCATTGGAAAGGTGAGGCCTTGGTGGGAAAGAGGGTTCATGGGGAGGAGTAAGAACTGAGCTTCATGACACAGGTGTATGTGGAGGGTGGGATGGGTAAGGTTGGAATGGATCCTTTATGGCATCCCTCCTCCCTCTGCTGGCTACCTGGGGTCAGCACAACTTAGTGGAACAGGCCCTAGGACAGCAAGAGGGACAGTTCCTtgactgtttctttttctctttctccaattcTACCCCCTTGTTTTTCATTTAGACCTCTAAATAAACAAGCCCACcccttttctgggtctcagtaaGTCAACTATTCTCTCCCACCCATCTGACTCCAAAAGATCCCTTATTTTCATAGATTATCTCCCCTAGTGTTTATTGAGGTCCCCTTATGTGTGTGAGAGCCTGGCCTCTGTGAGGTGGGTGATAGAGGTCAAAGAAGGGAAATTGTGAAGTTCCTGCATACATACATTAGGCAAGATTTGGAAAATTAGTTCATTTCTATAACTTCTTTTCAATACCTAAAACTTAAAATGAACAgctaaatactattttatatagAATTTCCTGGCATTTAAAATGTGTgtattcattttctaaaaaacCACATATTTAAAAAGTCTTTCATTGCTTTCTTCTGAGTGTTGGGCCCAAGGCTCCAGAGCCTACCTCTGTCCAAAAGCTGACTAAATATTCAAGAAGACAATTGCATTATGACTGTAGGGAAGAGGGCAGCttggtggtgtagtggataaagcaccagccctgaagaccttagctcaaatctggtctcagacatttaacatttcctagctgtatgaccctgggcaaatcacttaaccccaactgcctcagcaaaaaaagaagaagaagaagaagactgtaggaaagaaactgaaaactttCAGAAGGATTTCATGAACCCCACAGTAACCTCCCTATTAGAGATCTGTGGGTAAtaatccctctcctttccctttcatttccatttctgagATCGATCCACAAAAGCAGCTGGAAGAATCTTTAGGGTGTCTGGGCTAAATGCAGAATTTCCAAAGGGCTGCACCCATGGTATCCCAATAGTGATATAATTGACTTTATTGGGACCCACCACCCCAGCacccctcttttcctcttccctcagccCAGCGGGAAGAGCAAAGACTGCGTGTTTACAGAGATTGTGCTGGAGAATAACTACACAGCCTTCCAGAATGCCCGCCATGAGGGCTGGTTCATGGCTTTCACCAGGCAGGGCCGGCCCAGGCAGGCCTCCCGCAGTCGGCAGAACCAACGGGAGGCCCACTTCATCAAGCGCCTCTACCAAGGCCAGTTGCAGTTTCCCAACCATGGGGAAAGGCAAAAGCAGTTTGAGTTTGTGGGATCAGCACCCACCCGCCGGACCAAGCGCACCCGGCGACCCCAGCCCCTCACGTAGTCGGGGGAAAGAGGGGGCACCCTGGCCCAGAACCAACCCTCCCAATCTCGTTCATGTAACAAGGACTGGGTTTGAGGGAGGGGAGGTCATCCCCATCAGATCACAGAGGAGCCTCAAGGACCAAGAGGCATTCAAGAGCTCCTTCTTTTGAAAGGGGACAGTTATTGCAGCAGAAAATGGGGTGTCCTGGAGCTTGGGGAAACCACCAAGAAGGTGACACCCCTAGATCCCAAATGGAATGAAGAAAGGGagataaagggagagaggagacagacagagacagagatggagagagaaatagagagacagagacagacagaaacagagagagagagagacagacagaaagaaaaggctCTCCGGCTCAGGGCAACTGAGCAGAGACCAAAGAAAGAATTCCAAGTGTCACTGGGAACGCCTAGCTCCAATCTCCAGAGGAATGGAGCAGAAAGGGCTCAGAAATGGCATCCATAAGACAGGTGGACTACAGGGTTTGCAGATGTTCTTGGACAGCTCTCCTCAGATTTTGCTCCGTGTTTGTCACTATCGCTCCCCTATCCCTGTTGGCATAAATCCTGATTGTAAGCACCAGCCTCTCCCGCCCCCCCTTTTAATAGAAAgacgaggaaaaaaaaaaaagaaagaaaaaaaaaaaaaaaaggctggccATCCTATGCGTATTTCACCATTCTGCCAGTCCTCTGAATAAAACCTTTTTTCCTGAAAAGGAtagggcttttttgtttgtttgcgaGAAG
The DNA window shown above is from Sminthopsis crassicaudata isolate SCR6 chromosome 2, ASM4859323v1, whole genome shotgun sequence and carries:
- the FGF17 gene encoding fibroblast growth factor 17, encoding MGASCLLANLTLCFQLLILCCCQTQGENHPSPNFNQYVRDQGAMTDQLSRRQIREYQLYSRTSGKHVQVTGRRISATAEDGNKFAKLIVETDTFGSRVRIKGAESEKYICMSKRGKLIGKPSGKSKDCVFTEIVLENNYTAFQNARHEGWFMAFTRQGRPRQASRSRQNQREAHFIKRLYQGQLQFPNHGERQKQFEFVGSAPTRRTKRTRRPQPLT